In a single window of the Gossypium hirsutum isolate 1008001.06 chromosome A13, Gossypium_hirsutum_v2.1, whole genome shotgun sequence genome:
- the LOC107894679 gene encoding amino acid transporter AVT6E has translation MALPATMKVLGLVLGIFWIILIGILSEITVEMLIRFAVSCKARSYEEVVKIAMGRTARVLSEICIIVNNTGVLIVYLIIMGDVMSGSVRHIGVLDQWLGHGFWDHRKLLVLVVMVVFLAPLCVLDRIDSLSMTSAASVALAVVFVVVCFAVAFIKLIEGKIEAPRMSPDFGSKMAILDLLVVIPIMTNAYVCHFNVQPIYNELEGRSPQKMNQVGRITTALCVAVYA, from the coding sequence ATGGCTTTACCTGCTACTATGAAGGTTCTGGGGCTTGTTTTAGGGATTTTTTGGATAATCCTGATTGGGATTTTGTCTGAAATTACTGTCGAGATGTTGATTAGGTTTGCGGTTTCTTGTAAAGCTAGATCTTATGAGGAAGTTGTGAAAATTGCAATGGGGAGAACTGCTAGGGTTTTGTCTGAGATTTGCATAATTGTCAACAATACAGGTGTCCTGatagtttatttgattattatgggtGATGTTATGTCTGGTTCGGTTCGTCATATTGGGGTTCTCGATCAGTGGTTAGGACATGGTTTTTGGGATCATAGAAAGTTATTGGTTTTGGTTGTTATGGTTGTTTTTCTTGCTCCACTTTGCGTGTTAGATAGGATTGATTCATTGAGCATGACTTCGGCTGCTTCGGTAGCTCTCGCTGTTGTTTTCGTTGTGGTTTGCTTTGCTGTTGCATTCATTAAGCTTATTGAAGGGAAGATAGAGGCTCCAAGGATGAGCCCAGATTTTGGATCGAAAATGGCAATTTTGGATTTACTAGTAGTTATCCCTATTATGACTAATGCATATGTTTGCCATTTCAATGTTCAACCTATATACAATGAGCTTGAAGGGCGATCTCCTCAAAAGATGAATCAAGTGGGGAGGATCACAACTGCTCTTTGTGTTGCGGTCTATGCCTGA